A stretch of Dasypus novemcinctus isolate mDasNov1 chromosome 14, mDasNov1.1.hap2, whole genome shotgun sequence DNA encodes these proteins:
- the PLEKHF2 gene encoding pleckstrin homology domain-containing family F member 2, with protein sequence MVDRLANSEANTRRISIVENCFGAAGQPLTIPGRVLIGEGVLTKLCRKKPKARQFFLFNDILVYGNIVIQKKKYNKQHIIPLENVTIDSIKDEGDLRNGWLIKTPTKSFAVYAATATEKSEWMNHINKCVTDLLSKSGKTPSNEHAAVWVPDSEATVCMRCQKAKFTPVNRRHHCRKCGFVVCGPCSEKRFLLPSQSSKPVRICDFCYDLLSTGDMAACQPNRSDSYSHSLKSPLNDVSDDDDDDDSSD encoded by the coding sequence ATGGTGGATCGTTTGGCAAACAGTGAAGCAAATACTAGACGTATAAGTATAGTGGAAAACTGTTTTGGAGCAGCTGGTCAACCCTTAACTATACCTGGACGGGTTCTTATTGGAGAAGGAGTATTGACTAAGTTGTGCAGAAAAAAGCCCAAAGCAAGgcaatttttcttatttaatgatATTCTTGTTTATGGTAATATTGTCatccagaagaaaaaatataacaaacaacATATTATTCCCTTGGAAAATGTCACTATTGATTCTATCAAAGATGAAGGAGACTTAAGAAATGGATGGCTTATCAAGACACCAACGAAATCATTTGCAGTTTATGCTGCCACTGCCACTGAGAAGTCAGAGTGGATGAATCACATAAATAAATGTGTTACTGATTTGCTTTCCAAAAGTGGGAAGACACCCAGTAATGAACATGCTGCTGTCTGGGTTCCTGACTCTGAAGCAACTGTGTGTATGCGCTGTCAGAAAGCAAAATTTACACCTGTTAATCGTCGTCACCATTGCCGCAAATGTGGTTTTGTTGTCTGTGGGCCCTGCTCTGAAAAGAGATTTCTTCTTCCCAGCCAGTCTTCGAAGCCTGTGAGGATTTGTGATTTCTGCTATGACCTGCTTTCTACTGGGGACATGGCTGCGTGCCAGCCTAACAGATCAGACTCTTATAGTCATTCATTGAAGTCTCCTTTAAATGATGtatctgatgatgatgatgatgatgatagcagTGACTAA